One genomic window of Actinoplanes lobatus includes the following:
- a CDS encoding carbohydrate-binding protein has protein sequence MTSVGAVGAAAAILPMATSNAAVACASAWSASTVYVKDNVASQNGHNYTAKWWTQNESPATNSSEWAVWIDNGVCGGTTNPTTPPTTNPTTNPTTPPATGTKMAAAPYIYPGWGNPPAPSTVVNATGIKAFTMAFVLASNGCNPAWDGSSGLTGGAHASTIAAIRAAGADVVPSIGGWSGNKLGPNCSTPEALAGAYQKVIDAFQLKAIDVDIENTDEFENYVVADRIVDALRIVKQKNPGVKTILTFGTSTTGPNAHGVRLIQQAKAKGANIDVFTQMPFDFSGHSDMYAATVGATEGLKNVLKSTFGYTDAQAYSHMGISGMNGLSDQQEVTTVETWTRIRDYATSKGLARFAFWAVNRDRGCAGGGVVSDCSGIAQADWAFTRVSAGF, from the coding sequence GTGACATCGGTCGGGGCGGTCGGCGCGGCCGCCGCGATCCTCCCGATGGCCACCTCGAACGCGGCCGTCGCCTGCGCCTCGGCGTGGAGCGCCTCCACGGTCTACGTGAAGGACAACGTGGCCTCGCAGAACGGCCACAACTACACCGCCAAGTGGTGGACCCAGAACGAGTCGCCGGCCACCAACAGCAGCGAGTGGGCGGTCTGGATCGACAACGGCGTCTGCGGGGGCACCACCAACCCGACCACGCCGCCGACGACCAACCCCACCACCAACCCCACGACACCCCCGGCGACCGGTACGAAGATGGCCGCCGCCCCGTACATCTACCCGGGCTGGGGTAACCCGCCGGCCCCGTCCACGGTCGTCAACGCCACCGGGATCAAGGCGTTCACCATGGCGTTCGTCCTGGCCAGCAACGGCTGCAACCCGGCGTGGGACGGCTCGAGCGGACTCACCGGCGGCGCGCACGCCAGCACCATCGCGGCGATCCGGGCGGCCGGCGCCGACGTGGTCCCGTCGATCGGCGGCTGGAGCGGCAACAAGCTCGGCCCGAACTGCTCCACCCCGGAGGCGCTGGCCGGCGCGTACCAGAAGGTGATCGACGCCTTCCAGCTCAAGGCGATCGACGTCGACATCGAGAACACCGACGAGTTCGAGAACTACGTGGTGGCCGACCGGATCGTGGACGCGCTGAGGATCGTCAAGCAGAAGAACCCGGGCGTGAAGACGATCCTCACCTTCGGCACCTCGACGACCGGCCCGAACGCGCACGGCGTACGGCTGATCCAGCAGGCCAAGGCGAAGGGCGCGAACATCGACGTCTTCACCCAGATGCCGTTCGACTTCAGCGGGCACTCCGACATGTACGCCGCGACCGTCGGCGCCACCGAGGGCCTGAAGAACGTGCTCAAGTCGACGTTCGGGTACACCGACGCGCAGGCCTACTCGCACATGGGCATCTCCGGCATGAACGGTCTCTCCGACCAGCAGGAGGTCACCACGGTGGAGACCTGGACCCGGATCCGTGACTACGCCACGAGCAAGGGCCTGGCCCGCTTCGCGTTCTGGGCGGTCAACCGGGACCGCGGCTGCGCCGGCGGCGGCGTGGTCAGCGACTGCTCCGGCATCGCCCAGGCGGACTGGGCGTTCACCAGGGTGAGCGCCGGATTCTGA
- a CDS encoding protein kinase domain-containing protein, translating to MLGEPEPISEPDPPAEDWMWPLAADGRTRLRHLGEDGRYTLRGTFGDGGQAYIWYAPDAVTGVPVAIKTSRPDGTLGRGQVAARRLTREARIMQSIPAHPNVMPLLDSGPHHLVRPESYDLRPRPGDPYEARDPWMALPLTPHHRLGDLIAAGALTHDAWLSLARGYAAGLVHLHRAGIVHRDLSPGNVLLTGNGPVITDFGVSWAPRWVDQGIEQTMSTGLTRHAAGRTEDWHAPEVLDAPLTERPDRQPAYDVFSWGLFVATAAGRRHPWSKSLGHLGLEKFERDRMSRGEAAYELAGPLADAGGWAALVLAALAPDPADRPSAADLLRVLDDESAGRGSAPVRPVVPRTRPRAAVREGDAGEAVAILHEALRERWRTDPVWNRVGSGRRLPIEWRVGGAAADDGAPGETDAAARLTRLWQKGADGARTVVLGAAGSGKSELLVGVFRNLLTGWTRGEPLPLLVPLASWDPALTGLRTWLIDWLHVNHRFLDRPAKGPVPKSRAEKLLDDQHLALILDGLDEVLEKAPPGTVVEQLNSLDGPARVLVGCRDGNRVVDELFPDGTTITLGSQDLRDVCDYLGRDEPDERRWAPVVAALPERPDLGAVLRTPLMVMLVDSIYNAGDTGEPRPDPAGLLGLHGAEEITDHLLRGFVPARYAEERSAYPAPEAGRWLGYLARMVADTGELRWWDLRVMSAPTSRALLHSVTLVAVVLWTALSAGLMHTWVFGSTVPGLTEAIRITAAALVCYGALFLITGSYGAAVLAALGGYITGTLSGSYDLAIMTGLAAGFSWRPLPLRAPGRGGDLMPAVLVGVATAAATAAIRGLGEFVTLTDSLVVGFAAGTVDGFATRWDEDVNGWLATGLTAGLITWLGLKITRAGTAARPVRYGLITALAVTAVTAWADGARPGVDQPWLIAPSDGLAAGLAVWWVAHWVRRNTVPRRYGPVPRIAAATLLGVLTAGLNILGYTQRSDIAAPVVRSIGEGAAVAVLIWLALRDRPARPDRRVSRLRRIVPPALAAGLAGVITGGLHVVSAGPVQGVAAGVAMTLTVLFFLLRDDVRSGPGRIDPLEAGIAGLTIVGLLAGFAYALLPALVTGLGSRVATDISQRRLPSLRMNAPLRRIAGGALVGVMGAFAAAENGFPAIWLIVIGLTGGVAGAYAFGIRGDDPNNRLAASPNRLFRQDRGVFLRMTAVIAVAIGMTVGFRTIAGGQSLPVALAGGFSTLATYGLTAGLVVAASSTRFGVFAVKSAWLAAGDQLPWRLMRFLDDAHAGRQVLRAAGSAYQFRHELLRERLAKD from the coding sequence ATGCTCGGGGAGCCGGAGCCCATCTCCGAGCCTGATCCACCGGCCGAGGACTGGATGTGGCCGCTGGCCGCCGACGGCCGGACCCGGCTGCGGCACCTCGGTGAGGACGGCCGCTACACGCTGCGCGGCACGTTCGGCGACGGTGGTCAGGCCTACATCTGGTACGCGCCGGACGCGGTCACCGGCGTACCCGTGGCGATCAAGACGTCCCGGCCGGACGGCACGCTCGGGCGCGGCCAGGTCGCCGCCCGCCGGCTGACCCGGGAAGCGCGGATCATGCAGTCGATCCCGGCCCACCCCAACGTGATGCCGCTGCTCGACAGCGGCCCGCACCATCTGGTGCGACCGGAGTCGTACGACCTGCGGCCCCGCCCCGGCGACCCGTACGAGGCCCGCGACCCGTGGATGGCCCTGCCACTGACCCCGCACCACCGGCTCGGTGACCTGATCGCCGCCGGTGCGCTCACCCACGACGCGTGGCTGAGCCTGGCCCGGGGGTACGCGGCCGGCCTCGTACATCTGCACCGGGCCGGGATCGTCCACCGGGACCTGTCGCCGGGCAACGTGCTGCTGACCGGGAACGGGCCGGTGATCACCGACTTCGGGGTGTCCTGGGCGCCGCGCTGGGTGGATCAGGGCATCGAGCAGACGATGAGCACCGGTCTCACCCGGCACGCCGCCGGGCGTACCGAGGACTGGCACGCGCCCGAGGTGCTCGACGCGCCGCTGACCGAGCGACCCGACCGTCAGCCCGCGTACGACGTCTTCAGTTGGGGTCTGTTCGTCGCGACCGCGGCCGGGCGGCGTCACCCGTGGTCGAAGAGCCTGGGCCACCTGGGGCTGGAGAAGTTCGAACGCGACCGGATGAGCCGCGGTGAGGCCGCCTACGAGCTGGCCGGCCCGCTCGCCGACGCCGGCGGCTGGGCGGCGCTCGTGCTGGCCGCGCTCGCCCCGGACCCGGCCGACCGGCCGAGCGCCGCCGACCTGCTCCGGGTGCTCGACGACGAGAGCGCGGGACGCGGCAGCGCGCCGGTGCGACCGGTGGTGCCACGGACCCGGCCCCGGGCCGCCGTCCGGGAGGGCGACGCGGGCGAGGCGGTCGCGATCCTGCACGAGGCGCTGCGCGAGCGGTGGCGTACCGATCCGGTGTGGAACCGGGTCGGCTCCGGCCGCCGGCTGCCGATCGAGTGGCGGGTCGGCGGCGCCGCGGCGGACGACGGCGCGCCCGGCGAGACGGACGCCGCGGCACGGCTGACCCGGCTCTGGCAGAAGGGCGCCGACGGTGCCCGGACGGTGGTGCTCGGCGCCGCCGGTTCCGGGAAGTCCGAGCTGCTGGTGGGCGTGTTCCGTAACCTGCTGACCGGCTGGACCAGGGGCGAGCCGCTGCCCCTGCTGGTTCCGCTGGCGTCCTGGGATCCGGCCCTGACCGGCCTGCGTACGTGGCTGATCGACTGGCTGCACGTCAACCACCGTTTCCTGGACCGTCCCGCGAAGGGCCCGGTGCCCAAGTCGCGGGCCGAGAAACTGCTCGACGACCAGCATCTCGCCCTCATCCTGGACGGCCTGGACGAGGTGCTGGAGAAGGCGCCGCCGGGCACGGTCGTCGAGCAGCTCAACAGCCTCGACGGCCCGGCCCGGGTCCTGGTCGGCTGCCGGGACGGGAACCGGGTGGTGGACGAGCTGTTCCCGGACGGCACCACGATCACGCTCGGCTCGCAGGACCTCCGCGACGTGTGCGACTACCTCGGACGGGACGAACCGGACGAGCGACGGTGGGCGCCGGTCGTCGCCGCCCTGCCGGAGCGGCCGGACCTCGGCGCGGTGCTGCGTACCCCGCTGATGGTCATGCTCGTCGACTCGATCTACAACGCCGGGGACACCGGCGAACCCCGGCCCGACCCGGCCGGCCTGCTCGGCCTGCACGGCGCCGAGGAGATCACCGACCATCTGCTCCGCGGGTTCGTCCCGGCCCGGTACGCCGAGGAACGGTCCGCATACCCCGCACCGGAGGCGGGCCGCTGGCTCGGCTACCTGGCCCGGATGGTCGCCGACACGGGCGAGCTGCGCTGGTGGGACCTGCGGGTGATGTCGGCGCCCACGTCCCGGGCACTGCTCCACTCGGTCACCCTCGTGGCGGTGGTGCTCTGGACCGCGCTCTCCGCCGGACTGATGCACACCTGGGTCTTCGGCAGCACGGTCCCCGGGCTCACCGAAGCGATCCGGATCACGGCGGCCGCGCTGGTCTGCTACGGCGCGCTGTTCCTGATCACCGGCAGTTACGGGGCCGCGGTGCTGGCGGCGCTGGGCGGGTACATCACCGGCACCCTGAGCGGCTCCTACGACCTCGCGATCATGACCGGGCTGGCGGCCGGCTTCTCCTGGCGGCCGCTGCCGCTACGGGCGCCCGGCCGTGGCGGTGACCTGATGCCGGCGGTGCTGGTCGGCGTGGCCACGGCGGCGGCCACGGCGGCCATCCGGGGGCTGGGCGAGTTCGTCACTCTCACCGACTCCCTGGTGGTGGGCTTCGCGGCCGGCACGGTCGACGGCTTCGCCACGCGCTGGGACGAGGACGTCAACGGGTGGCTGGCCACCGGTCTCACCGCGGGCCTGATCACGTGGCTGGGCCTCAAGATCACGCGAGCCGGGACGGCCGCGCGACCGGTGCGGTACGGCCTGATCACCGCGCTGGCCGTCACCGCGGTCACCGCGTGGGCGGACGGCGCCCGGCCCGGCGTGGACCAGCCGTGGCTGATCGCCCCGTCGGACGGGCTCGCCGCCGGCCTGGCCGTCTGGTGGGTGGCCCACTGGGTGCGGCGCAACACCGTGCCCCGCCGGTACGGCCCGGTGCCCCGGATCGCCGCCGCCACGCTGCTGGGCGTCCTGACCGCGGGGTTGAACATCCTCGGCTACACCCAGCGCTCCGACATCGCGGCGCCGGTCGTACGGTCGATCGGTGAAGGGGCGGCGGTAGCCGTACTGATCTGGCTGGCCCTGCGTGACCGGCCCGCCCGCCCGGACCGGCGCGTCTCGAGACTGCGGCGGATCGTTCCGCCGGCGCTCGCCGCCGGGCTGGCCGGAGTGATCACCGGCGGTCTCCACGTGGTCTCTGCCGGTCCCGTGCAGGGTGTCGCCGCCGGTGTGGCGATGACCCTGACCGTGCTGTTCTTCCTGCTCCGGGACGATGTCCGCTCGGGGCCCGGCCGGATCGACCCGCTCGAGGCCGGAATCGCCGGGCTGACGATCGTGGGCCTGCTGGCGGGTTTCGCCTACGCCCTGCTGCCGGCCCTGGTGACCGGGCTGGGTTCGCGCGTCGCTACCGACATCTCCCAGCGCCGGCTGCCGTCGCTGCGGATGAACGCCCCGCTGCGCCGGATCGCCGGTGGCGCCCTGGTCGGCGTGATGGGCGCGTTCGCCGCCGCGGAGAACGGCTTCCCGGCGATCTGGCTGATCGTCATCGGTCTCACCGGGGGCGTCGCGGGGGCGTACGCGTTCGGTATCCGCGGCGACGACCCGAACAACCGTCTGGCGGCGTCGCCGAACCGGCTGTTCCGGCAGGACCGCGGCGTCTTCCTGCGGATGACCGCGGTGATCGCGGTGGCGATCGGCATGACGGTCGGGTTCCGGACCATCGCGGGCGGGCAGTCGCTCCCGGTGGCGCTGGCCGGCGGATTCAGCACGCTGGCCACCTACGGGCTCACGGCCGGCCTGGTGGTGGCCGCGTCGTCCACCCGGTTCGGCGTGTTCGCGGTGAAGAGCGCCTGGCTGGCCGCCGGCGACCAGCTGCCGTGGCGGCTCATGCGCTTCCTCGACGACGCCCACGCCGGTCGGCAGGTGCTGCGGGCGGCCGGGTCGGCCTACCAGTTCCGCCACGAGTTGCTGCGCGAGCGGCTCGCCAAGGACTGA
- a CDS encoding PP2C family serine/threonine-protein phosphatase translates to MESHTDTPGWALAGGLATGTAHLANDLPCQDRIRWAGGDGWLVAALADGAGSAAASDLGAETAVRTAVEVAERLCHSARPVPPERLLPTIFRATRYRMRAVAAGNRLEPRDLACTLALVVVHGDLMQAAQIGDGVAVVRDADKELSIAAPPMRGEFANEATFLTTGSTIARPPVRTMPVADVDAFALSSDGLRLLITERGATGDPYQPFFDDVFQAVRDGAGDADLTAFLERADDKTGDDKSLIIGVRQ, encoded by the coding sequence ATGGAGTCGCACACAGACACCCCGGGCTGGGCGCTGGCCGGTGGACTGGCCACCGGAACCGCGCACCTCGCCAACGACCTGCCCTGCCAGGACCGGATCCGGTGGGCCGGCGGCGACGGCTGGCTGGTCGCCGCGCTGGCCGACGGCGCGGGCAGTGCGGCGGCCTCCGACCTGGGCGCGGAGACCGCGGTCCGGACCGCCGTCGAGGTGGCGGAACGGCTCTGCCATAGCGCCCGGCCGGTGCCGCCGGAACGGCTGCTGCCGACGATCTTCCGGGCCACCCGGTACCGGATGCGGGCGGTCGCCGCCGGGAACCGGCTGGAGCCCCGTGACCTGGCCTGCACCCTCGCGCTCGTCGTGGTCCACGGCGACCTGATGCAGGCGGCCCAGATCGGCGACGGCGTCGCCGTGGTCCGCGACGCCGACAAGGAACTGAGCATCGCCGCGCCACCGATGCGCGGTGAGTTCGCGAACGAGGCGACCTTCCTGACCACCGGCTCGACGATCGCCCGGCCGCCGGTGCGGACCATGCCGGTGGCCGACGTCGACGCTTTCGCACTCTCCAGCGACGGGCTGCGGCTGCTGATCACCGAGCGCGGCGCCACCGGAGACCCGTACCAGCCGTTCTTCGACGACGTCTTCCAGGCGGTCCGCGACGGCGCCGGCGACGCCGACCTCACCGCGTTCCTCGAACGCGCCGACGACAAGACCGGAGACGACAAGAGCCTGATCATCGGGGTACGGCAATGA